One genomic window of Thermorudis peleae includes the following:
- a CDS encoding peptide ABC transporter substrate-binding protein produces MEKLVEQLRAEALAGLISRRELLKRAAVLGLSAPTIAALLAACGGGGNATPTAAPATPATQATTTPTKAASAASPTLQAAAGTTPTAGTGKRGGGGTLKLLWWQAPTILNPHLSQGTKDFDASNVVFEALAYVNEKEELEPRLATEIPSVDKGTLDPQGMWVVWKLRKGVKWHDGQPFTANDVKFTFEFASNKATAATTYATYEPVDRVEILDDYTVKVYFKQPTPGWFGPFVGLLGLILPQHVLKDYVGANARNAPFNLKPIGTGPYKVVQFNPGDVVVYEINQDYWQPGQPYFDRIELKGGGDATSAARAVLQTGEYDYAWNLQVEATVLKQLEQAGKGKLVIWPGTGTERIMVNFADPNTEKDGARSEPDVPHPFFSNPKIRQALALAIQRDVIVNQLYGQTGKTTANNLNAPEKYKNPDLKWEYNLDKAAALLDEAGAKMGPNGVRVYNGKPLQILYQTSINQIRQRTQEIVKASLEKIGFKVDLKSIDSKVFFSSEAGNPDTYAHFYADIEMYTNGPSSLYPYSWTQRYHSSRIASKANNWSGDNITRYKNPDMDKVIDSLKSEMNPDKQIQLFREVNRISVTDVVEIPLVHRASVAAASKTLTGYRSSTWESDLWNIGEWKRTS; encoded by the coding sequence ATGGAGAAGCTCGTTGAACAACTCCGTGCCGAAGCGCTCGCTGGTTTGATCTCTCGCCGCGAGCTGCTCAAACGAGCCGCTGTCCTGGGGTTGAGTGCCCCGACAATCGCGGCGCTGCTTGCGGCATGTGGTGGCGGCGGGAATGCGACCCCAACAGCTGCGCCAGCAACTCCAGCAACTCAAGCAACAACAACCCCAACGAAGGCTGCGAGTGCTGCCTCACCGACTCTGCAAGCTGCTGCCGGGACGACGCCGACGGCCGGCACTGGAAAACGCGGTGGTGGTGGGACGCTGAAGTTACTCTGGTGGCAAGCGCCAACGATCCTCAACCCACACCTCTCGCAAGGAACCAAGGATTTTGATGCGTCAAATGTTGTCTTTGAGGCGCTTGCCTATGTGAATGAAAAGGAAGAGCTTGAGCCGAGACTGGCAACTGAGATTCCGAGTGTTGACAAAGGCACGCTCGATCCACAGGGCATGTGGGTCGTTTGGAAACTCCGCAAGGGTGTGAAGTGGCACGATGGCCAGCCATTTACGGCAAATGACGTGAAGTTTACCTTTGAATTTGCATCGAATAAGGCGACGGCAGCGACAACGTATGCCACCTATGAGCCGGTTGACCGTGTCGAAATCCTCGATGACTACACGGTTAAGGTGTACTTTAAGCAGCCGACGCCGGGTTGGTTTGGCCCGTTTGTTGGTCTTTTGGGCCTCATCTTGCCGCAGCATGTCTTGAAGGACTATGTTGGGGCAAATGCCCGGAACGCGCCATTTAACCTCAAGCCGATTGGTACCGGGCCCTATAAGGTCGTGCAGTTCAATCCTGGTGACGTCGTCGTCTATGAGATTAACCAGGACTACTGGCAGCCGGGGCAGCCATACTTCGACCGCATTGAGCTCAAAGGCGGTGGCGATGCCACGAGTGCTGCGCGGGCAGTTCTCCAGACCGGTGAGTACGACTATGCCTGGAATCTGCAGGTCGAGGCGACTGTCCTCAAGCAGCTCGAACAGGCAGGCAAAGGCAAGCTTGTCATTTGGCCAGGGACCGGCACAGAACGGATTATGGTCAACTTTGCTGATCCGAATACGGAAAAGGACGGTGCGCGCTCGGAGCCCGATGTGCCCCATCCGTTCTTCAGCAATCCCAAGATTCGTCAGGCGCTGGCATTAGCTATCCAGCGTGATGTTATTGTCAATCAGCTCTATGGTCAGACTGGCAAGACAACTGCGAATAACCTCAATGCCCCTGAGAAGTACAAGAATCCTGATCTCAAGTGGGAATATAACCTCGATAAGGCTGCGGCGCTGCTCGATGAGGCTGGGGCAAAGATGGGTCCCAATGGTGTACGCGTCTACAATGGCAAGCCGCTCCAAATCCTTTACCAAACTTCGATTAACCAAATTCGGCAGCGAACCCAGGAAATTGTGAAAGCCTCGCTTGAAAAGATCGGCTTCAAGGTTGATCTCAAGAGCATCGATTCCAAGGTCTTCTTCTCCTCGGAAGCTGGCAATCCTGACACGTATGCCCATTTCTATGCCGACATTGAGATGTACACCAATGGCCCATCGTCGCTGTATCCCTACAGCTGGACACAGCGCTACCATTCATCACGCATTGCCAGCAAGGCCAATAACTGGTCTGGCGACAACATCACCCGGTATAAGAACCCCGATATGGACAAGGTCATTGATTCGCTGAAGAGCGAAATGAATCCTGATAAGCAAATCCAATTGTTCCGTGAGGTGAATCGCATCAGCGTGACCGATGTCGTTGAAATTCCGCTCGTCCATCGAGCGAGCGTGGCAGCGGCTTCGAAGACGCTCACGGGTTATCGCTCGTCAACCTGGGAGTCAGATCTCTGGAATATTGGCGAGTGGAAGCGTACCTCGTAG
- a CDS encoding FtsX-like permease family protein: protein MVSLALKKAWRDFRARPLRSLLTAIGITLGVSVLIAVLVTGRLLVEAQRATYAQTYQPDITAYAYPATPALLSVVARRENVAGVESRAVQFTRLIVGSRRLYAQLTGVDDFSHMQLDVPTLITGRWPEHGEVVVDITARALISLHLGDLIALQPTPGDPITYARVVGFVRAPATLAASIGNQIILYAPARDVRANLGIASDNTLLIRTVQPSLAGTTAQELQRFVARRGISTGGWTVRDPRELTGSRELQTLLALLRAFSLLALGISVFLVANTIAAILLEERHVLGVLKAIGASHHAIAIMVLVQAALFGLLGAIAGLGSGILLGRAITGYLANLAGLLLPAYHFQIVDGALALAAGIGVSLLAAALPCWQALRTPSALLLRETQQSTGRSLSIGTQIRAHERTFFLLVLGARNLFRRLGRATITALIVATAAAAFASSQTVSLSIDRTIAGLYDRYRAEGWVLFGQLAPTSFATQLERTDPDILHAEAWERTSGAIGSVATDIWGVPAETTIYQPHLVAGTWLRPALPMAAVLTQNLAQRVGAQVGSVVRLDMDRQSVLIQVVGIVDDDSTYLGATTVGKVFLRANDLERLQGHGGHARLFGLQLLSSAPHAVDTALEGLEQQYRSLRPITLAIYQDQEVAKQVIAILALLLRAMVLIVLVIGIAGIANTLLLNLTERRREVGILRALGASTGQLLLLITGEGLGMGIIGLTLGLAASYPIAQALIAQAGERLFRIHLALSFATPLLACALTLTAAALASIGPGFVAARLRPVEVLRYE, encoded by the coding sequence ATGGTGAGTCTTGCTCTCAAGAAAGCCTGGCGCGATTTTCGTGCGCGTCCATTGCGGAGCTTATTAACCGCCATTGGCATTACGCTCGGAGTCAGCGTCCTGATCGCCGTCCTGGTTACCGGGCGACTGCTCGTTGAGGCCCAGCGTGCCACGTACGCGCAAACATATCAGCCTGATATTACAGCCTATGCCTACCCTGCAACCCCAGCACTGCTCAGCGTTGTAGCCCGCCGCGAGAACGTGGCAGGGGTTGAAAGTCGCGCCGTGCAATTCACCCGACTGATCGTCGGCTCTCGCCGTCTCTATGCCCAGTTGACTGGCGTCGACGATTTCTCGCACATGCAGCTTGATGTTCCGACCCTGATTACCGGACGCTGGCCAGAGCATGGGGAAGTTGTCGTTGATATCACCGCCAGAGCCCTCATTTCGCTGCACCTTGGTGACCTCATCGCCCTCCAGCCAACGCCCGGCGATCCAATAACCTACGCTCGTGTCGTGGGCTTCGTTCGCGCCCCAGCGACACTTGCAGCAAGCATTGGCAATCAGATCATTCTGTACGCTCCCGCGCGTGATGTTCGAGCCAACCTTGGTATAGCAAGTGACAATACGTTGTTGATCCGAACCGTACAACCCTCGCTCGCTGGCACAACCGCACAGGAACTCCAACGCTTCGTTGCCCGGCGCGGAATCAGCACCGGCGGCTGGACGGTGCGTGATCCACGAGAGCTAACCGGCAGCCGTGAGCTGCAAACACTTCTTGCATTACTGCGCGCATTTTCGCTTTTGGCACTCGGTATCAGCGTTTTTCTTGTCGCGAACACCATTGCGGCAATCTTGCTTGAAGAGCGGCATGTCCTTGGCGTGCTCAAAGCAATTGGCGCATCGCATCATGCAATCGCGATCATGGTTCTCGTCCAGGCAGCGCTGTTTGGCCTTCTCGGTGCGATTGCCGGACTCGGTAGCGGAATCCTGCTTGGACGTGCCATCACAGGCTACCTGGCGAATCTCGCTGGTCTGCTCCTGCCGGCTTATCACTTCCAGATTGTCGACGGCGCTCTTGCGCTTGCGGCGGGAATCGGTGTAAGCCTGCTCGCAGCCGCGCTCCCTTGCTGGCAAGCCTTGCGCACGCCTTCGGCTCTGCTCCTCAGGGAAACACAGCAATCAACAGGACGTTCACTTAGCATCGGCACACAGATACGCGCTCACGAGCGGACGTTCTTTTTGCTTGTGCTTGGTGCTCGCAACCTCTTCCGACGGCTTGGCCGCGCGACGATCACGGCCCTGATCGTTGCAACAGCAGCTGCTGCCTTTGCGAGTAGCCAAACGGTCTCGCTTTCCATCGATCGGACAATTGCTGGCCTCTACGATCGCTACCGCGCCGAAGGATGGGTCCTTTTCGGACAACTTGCCCCAACGAGCTTCGCGACGCAACTTGAACGCACTGATCCGGACATTCTACATGCAGAGGCCTGGGAACGTACCTCGGGTGCTATTGGGAGTGTTGCAACAGATATTTGGGGGGTACCAGCAGAGACGACGATTTACCAACCTCACCTCGTTGCCGGAACGTGGCTCCGACCAGCACTACCAATGGCTGCCGTGCTGACGCAAAACTTGGCGCAACGTGTTGGCGCGCAGGTCGGTAGTGTCGTGCGACTCGATATGGATCGACAGTCCGTACTCATCCAAGTTGTGGGCATTGTTGACGATGACAGCACGTATCTGGGTGCAACAACGGTGGGCAAAGTCTTTCTTCGTGCCAACGACCTTGAGCGACTTCAGGGACACGGAGGGCATGCACGGCTCTTTGGGCTTCAACTCTTGTCGAGCGCTCCCCATGCTGTTGACACTGCCTTAGAGGGCCTGGAACAACAGTACCGCTCTCTTCGTCCGATTACGCTTGCGATCTATCAGGACCAAGAAGTAGCCAAGCAAGTTATTGCGATTCTCGCGCTTCTCTTGCGCGCTATGGTGCTCATTGTGCTCGTGATCGGTATTGCTGGCATTGCAAATACCCTTCTCCTGAACCTCACAGAGCGGCGACGCGAGGTCGGCATTCTGCGTGCACTCGGGGCGAGCACCGGCCAGCTGCTCCTCCTGATTACCGGTGAAGGACTTGGCATGGGCATCATTGGGCTGACACTCGGCTTAGCCGCGAGCTACCCGATCGCCCAA